AGCAGTTCATGCCACTGTTGAGAGAAGTCGTCACTTGTCATCTTATGGTCTGCCGAAGTGCCTGTAGGTTTGATGACAGGATACGTAAAATGCAAGTCTGGATGTTCCCATTTGGCCAGCATAGCCTCTGCGTTTGCAATGGCACGAGGGTCAGAAAGCAACGATTCCTCATCGTTGCGTTCACCTAACAGATAGGAGGCAAAGGCAAGAGCAAGCGCCAGTTTGCCGCTTCCGACAGGCCCACAGAGCATCATTGTGTTAGGAATACGATGTTCTTTCACTAACTCTCGCAGTCGGTTCTTAGCCTCTTTCTGTCCGATTACATCACTGAATTTCATGCTTACAATAGTTCTTTTGCATATTACCGAGCGTCGCTATATCTTCTGCAAAGATAATAAAAAAAATGCAACCAACACAAAATTGAAAGTAAAAGGCAAAGCATATATCACGAATAATGCCATTGACAAGATGATTTTTCTTAGCTAAACACTTGATGAAACAGAATAAATATCGTATTTTTGTAACCCATATTCGTTGACAATGGCAGTACATAATGAACTTGGAAAGATAGGAGAAGACTTCGCAGCTACATATCTTGAGCATGCAGGTTACGGCATTATAGAGCGCGATTGGCGGCAAGGACATCGCGATCTTGACATCATTGCCCGCTCACCTGACGGCACAACGGTGGTCTTTGTGGAAGTGAAAACGCGAGGTTCTGATGTGATTATGCACCCTGACGAGGCTGTAGATGCGCGGAAAATACGCAATCTCGGCCATGCCGCCAATGCCTATGTGAAGGAAAGAGCGATATGGGATGACTTGCGTTTCGATT
The nucleotide sequence above comes from Segatella oris. Encoded proteins:
- a CDS encoding YraN family protein is translated as MAVHNELGKIGEDFAATYLEHAGYGIIERDWRQGHRDLDIIARSPDGTTVVFVEVKTRGSDVIMHPDEAVDARKIRNLGHAANAYVKERAIWDDLRFDLISIVGTAPENFKLEHIVDAFNPLLV